The following proteins come from a genomic window of Gadus morhua chromosome 11, gadMor3.0, whole genome shotgun sequence:
- the igsf9b gene encoding uncharacterized protein igsf9b isoform X1, with protein sequence MGEERRWLLLAVTTALTLSLLSVCPGGASLVRARVGRVAELGCDLAPSPPDAAAAAAPGATPPGATPPGAPDLFPLHVVEWVRLGYNVPILIKFGVYAPRVHPNYKGRVSLSGGASLRVEGLTLEDEGWFECRILLLDSKTDEFRNGTWTFLSITAPPVFIKTPPAYVEVLLGDSLTLSCGAHGNPRPTVVWHKDETPIVRHEKIKVLNGSLSLITATRDTTGVYKCHVSNTEGNLTHYTQLQVKGPPIILISPGDTTLNMSQDAVLQCQADAFPSNLTYEWLKHGQNVYHIESLKTRVKILVDGTLLIPNLMPEDAGNYTCIPTNGILTPPSASAHLKVKHPARVGRMSRQTFLPSGMGGVIVCPVQADPPLLYVNWTKDGNNINVDNFPGWMVNSEGSVFITTANDNAVGMYTCTAYNSYGTMGRSDPTQVILKDPPAFRVTPRAEYLQEVGRDLIIPCEAKGDPVPNITWSKIGPLPRSPYMVLANGSLLLQPLSKDHHGGWECLATNHVATVSAGTLVMALGTSPHAVTTVSVTAKMNQANVSWVAGFDGGFSQKFTVWVKQASRGKHEWASLPVPTSKDNLLVTGLLAATNYQFSVLPQNKLGSGPFSEIVSVRTQVSPTTAVPTEAPLVVLSLPGPDPPTLLLANRTDQGVLLQWAPPEAPASPLTGYVLQGRREQGQWVVLSGDVGAGQTDMLVQGLLRDSSYDLRLLSRSLKILSVPSESVNVSTAGMEMYPIRASFLEYVPQSLLAGVVGGVCFLFMAIVLALVTACFMSHRRQKRRIKRRQDLHSVFHRTTSPENRRPPRSPDSILKLKLCPALPFFPSSSVSQSDRSTFDKGSRGEYQDQKKQLLSNASPPPHYTLFESHLGCQAPSSAGLESICRGPDGRFLVQPLPEGSSSPSDENMKNVIVQCNGGASGAGSNRTSFRDSPKSSILSSEKEERKDSPLTVDVAELSRPPSSPGRVKAMARNFSRHGCFYSDDEQGSEALLERASFYSDNSEMRTNGSTRRHCLPANADDLLPGLGRRALGLERDADQPCHSRYQPMERESQLTDASTLVSRLDSELEEDSMAKCLKLAKERQEMEEQLKAYTGSQRTKGWAGGDAQSGRANRDVPVTEEDSVWKLQDVTLRQKHRPTGQTNRVSDFRKACYFGGTSSPMDRLPSSHIQWDISPVTSATSIVPVRSPRDTAQRGPYSPTQGVHETTEDSLADKSSHSPATQNTSLHMLSSSFASESSPIPCLGTTRRGRSRSPNREADLGPRRSLADEGWTNQRQAAVRSKTPTEHWNVAQRASPAEREIRSIPAAPALPYVAAAALYSRSDAMDVTDRKESGSLHYLSSSYEHSERGAQANLREDHGKRLHLSSGFNTDLEKEGVRARSRRSDKCLFSESPSVISPLTIVEECESDQSHFSVPRMSDVFNVRRSASPVQKSPVQTSAILEYLSLPGFIEMSVDEPAEETELADTSRKSSELKSVVVKPDVVPRNWEVHCKDNPETKPIHKAVSFVDDVRPVSAAEASLDANRKPDSRYSNHSEARDSTLKGRTLGRSKSQSPNPEKTSKQLYYEKSLLIFGKRNKSPEQPQSRLASSSHTLLNAAKGVADIVSRHSQSFVEGYHSVPKPSERHPIPVQPERHTVPEPPERYSIPLPRERHTAPEPPERYSILLPRERHAVPEPPERYSNPLPHERHTVPDPPERHSSKRINSNNIASRICQAPVPFLKKSLSIGPCRTLSGMAHPRPFLKKSISLQRWEHFESPMAYISERCYWDEFPHPDVRLKSCSLGRAPSYLHRPGPTWTEYVPPRRPSFENLERVHPSQRPPANSPYLNYPMYPPRSASVHARMEPSDPRRQTTVFPEVSRWPVSYQENMRAAPHKYVPMSIPPPQPPYRHFPRVEPVRAVDPRMGPSRSFLPRGNSWPSPHPAPLPAGQSDGQRETVERPLTRAGDNPDYRESREGGRTSYASQSSGRGSAGFLRQSLSITPTLLSSPETTEESERPRAQTDRRERRAKRRNTSVDESYEWDSVDPGVDAEVLEAMSCDRSPMGAGTDRGVFSYDQTHGPQDRKRQGPPSSLSPPASDPSGRDAYGHPLSEARFKALRLEYQEYMQALESTGPRQARPTSDPESDSDSGSALL encoded by the exons GCCGCGTGTCTCTGAGCGGGGGCGCGTCCCTGCGGGTGGAGGGGCTGACCCTGGAGGACGAGGGCTGGTTCGAGTGCCGCATCCTCCTCCTGGACAGCAAGACGGACGAGTTCCGCAACGGAACCTGGACATTCCTCTCCATCACAG CCCCGCCCGTGTTCATCAAGACGCCGCCGGCGTACGTGGAGGTCCTGCTGGGGGACTCCCTCACGCTGAGCTGCGGCGCCCACGGTAACCCCCGGCCCACCGTGGTCTGGCACAAGGACGAGACCCCCATCGTGAGGCACGAGAAGATCAAG GTGCTCAATGGGTCCTTGTCTTTAATCACGGCCACCAGAGACACCACGGGAGTCTACAAGTGTCACGTGTCCAACACAGAGGGGAACCTGACTCACTACACCCAGCTACAGGTCAAAG GTCCTCCCATCATCCTCATCTCGCCGGGGGACACCACGCTCAACATGTCCCAGGATGCAGTGCTGCAATGCCAGGCCGACGCCTTCCCATCCAACCTCACCTACGAGTGGCTGAAGCACGGCCAGAACGTCTACCACATAGA ATCTCTGAAGACGAGGGTGAAGATCTTGGTGGACGGTACGCTCCTCATCCCTAACCTGATGCCCGAAGACGCAGGGAACTACACCTGTATCCCGACCAACGGGatcctcactcccccctctgcctccgCCCACCTCAAAGTCAAAC ACCCTGCGCGGGTGGGCCGGATGTCCAGGCAGACCTTCCTCCCGTCGGGCATGGGGGGAGTCATCGTGTGCCCGGTGCAGGCGGACCCCCCCCTGCTCTACGTCAACTGGACCAAAGACGGGAACAACATCAACGTGGACAAT TTCCCCGGCTGGATGGTGAACTCCGAGGGCTCCGTCTTCATCACCACGGCCAACGACAACGCTGTGGGCATGTACACCTGCACTGCCTACAACAGCTACGGCACCATGGGCCGGTCGGACCCCACCCAGGTCATCTTAAAG GACCCCCCCGCCTTCAGAGTGACCCCCCGGGCCGAGTACCTCCAGGAGGTGGGCCGGGATCTGATCATCCCCTGTGAGGCTAAAGGGGACCCCGTCCCCAACATCACCTGGAGCAAG ATCGGACCGCTTCCCCGCTCCCCCTACATGGTGCTGGCCAACGGGTCCCTGCTACTGCAGCCCCTGAGCAAGGACCACCACGGGGGCTGGGAGTGCCTGGCCACCAACCACGTGGCCACGGTCAGCGCCGGAACCCTGGTCATGGCGCTGG GCACTAGCCCCCACGCCGTCACCACAGTCTCCGTCACGGCCAAGATGAACCAGGCCAACGTGTCCTGGGTGGCCGGCTTCGACGGGGGATTCTCCCAGAAGTTCACCGTCTG GGTCAAGCAGGCATCCAGAGGCAAACACGAATGGGCCTCTTTGCCCGTGCCCACCTCCAAGGACAACCTGTTGGTGACGGGTCTGCTAGCCGCCACCAACTACCAGTTCAGCGTCCTGCCCCAAAACAAACTGGGCTCCGGGCCCTTCAGTGAAATCGTCTCAGTGCGAACCCAAG TCTCCCCCACCACAGCGGTGCCGACCGAAGCCCCCCTGGTGGTCCTCTCCCTGCCCGGGCcggacccccccaccctcctcctggcCAACCGGACGGACCAGGGGGTCCTGCTGCAGTGGGCCCCCCCGGAGGCCCCGGCCTCGCCGCTGACAGGCTACGTGCTCCAGGGCCGCCGGGAGCAGGGCCAGTGGGTCGTCCTGAGCGGCGACGTGGGGGCCGGCCAGACGGACATGCTGGTGCAAGGCCTGCTCAGG GACTCGAGTTATGACCTGAGGCTTTTGTCTCGCAGCCTCAAGATCCTAAGTGTGCCCAGTGAGTCTGTCAACGTGTCGACTGCAG GAATGGAGATGTACCCGATACGTGCCAGCTTCCTGGAGTACGTTCCTCAGTCGCTGCTGGCCGGTGTGGTCGGTGGAGTGTGCTTCCTGTTCATGGCCATCGTGCTGGCCTTGGTGACGGCCTGTTTCATGAGCCACAGGCGGCAGAAACGGCGCATCAAGAGGAGACAGG ATCTCCACTCGGTCTTCCATAGGACCACCTCTCCAGA GAACCGCCGTCCTCCCCGAAGCCCCGACAGCATCCTCAAGTTGAAGCTGTGCCCCGCGCTGCCCTTCTTCCCCAGCTCGTCCGTCTCGCAGTCGGACCGCTCCACGTTCGACAAAGGCAGCCGTGGAGAGTACCAGGACCAGAAGAAACAGCTCCTGTCCAACGCCTCCCCGCCTCCCCACTACACCCTCTTCGAGAGCCACCTCGGGTGTCAGGCGCCCTCGTCCGCCGGTCTGGAGTCCATCTGCCGAGGTCCAGACGGACGCTTTCTGGTCCAGCCCCTGCCCGAGGGCTCCAGTTCCCCCAGCGATGAGAACATGAAGAACGTCATCGTGCAGTGCAACGGCGGGGCCAGTGGCGCGGGGAGCAACCGGACGTCCTTCAGGGACTCCCCCAAGTCCAGCATCCTGAGctcggagaaggaggagaggaaagactCGCCCCTCACCGTGGACGTGGCCGAGCTGAGCcggcctccctcctctccgGGCAGAGTGAAGGCCATGGCGCGGAACTTCTCCCGACACGGCTGCTTCTACTCTGACGATGAGCAGGGCTCGGAGGCCCTCCTGGAGAGAGCCAGTTTCTACTCGGACAACAGTGAGATGAGAACCAACGGATCGACGAGGCGGCACTGCCTTCCCGCCAACGCCGATGACCTCCTCCCGGGTCTCGGCAGGAGAGCGTTGGGACTGGAAAGGGATGCGGACCAGCCGTGCCACTCACGCTATCAGCCtatggagagggagagccagCTGACCGACGCAAGCACGCTGGTCTCGAGACTTGACAGTGAACTGGAGGAGGACAGTATGGCCAAGTGTCTCAAGCTGGCCAAGGAGaggcaggagatggaggagcagcTAAAGGCCTACACAGGTAGCCAGAGGACTAAGGGATGGGCAGGGGGAGATGCTCAGTCTGGTAGGGCCAACAGAGATGTGCCTGTGACAGAAGAGGACTCTGTGTGGAAACTACAGGACGTTACCCTCAGACAAAAGCACCGTCCCACTGGCCAGACGAACCGGGTTTCCGACTTCAGGAAGGCCTGCTATTTCGGAGGCACAAGCAGCCCAATGGATAggctcccctcctcccacataCAGTGGGACATAAGCCCTGTTACTTCTGCAACCAGCATTGTTCCTGTTCGAAGCCCGCGAGATACCGCTCAGCGAGGACCTTACTCTCCCACCCAGGGCGTTCATGAAACTACGGAGGACTCTCTGGCGGATAAATCCTCGCACTCCCCGGCCACGCAGAACACATCCCTGCATATGCTCTCGTCTAGCTTTGCCTCTGAAAGCTCCCCCATCCCCTGTCTGGGCACCACAAGAAGAGGCAGGTCACGAAGCCCCAACAGGGAGGCTGATTTAGGCCCCAGAAGGTCCCTTGCTGATGAGGGCTGGACGAATCAGAGGCAGGCGGCTGTGAGGTCCAAAACACCCACAGAGCACTGGAATGTCGCACAAAGAGCTTCCCCTGCTGAGCGAGAGATCAGGTCCATCCCAGCAGCTCCTGCTCTGCCTTATGTGGCTGCTGCTGCGCTGTACAGTCGGTCGGACGCGATGGACGTCACTGACAGGAAGGAATCCGGTTCCTTACATTATTTGTCTTCATCCTATGAACACAGTGAGCGAGGTGCACAGGCCAATCTCAGAGAAGACCACGGAAAGCGTCTGCACCTTAGTTCAGGGTTTAACACAGATTtggagaaggagggagtgagagcaCGTTCCCGGAGGAGTGATAAGTGTCTTTTCTCGGAAAGTCCAAGCGTAATTTCTCCGTTAACGATTGTAGAGGAGTGTGAGAGTGACCAGTCACACTTCTCTGTCCCTAGAATGTCTGATGTCTTCAATGTGAGGCGCTCAGCCTCGCCTGTTCAAAAGTCCCCAGTGCAGACAAGTGCCATTCTGGAATATTTGAGCCTTCCCGGTTTCATTGAAATGAGCGTAGATGAACCCGCGGAGGAAACTGAACTTGCGGACACCAGCAGAAAAAGTTCTGAACTTAAGTCCGTGGTGGTTAAGCCAGATGTAGTCCCTAGGAACTGGGAGGTTCATTGTAAGGACAACCCGGAAACAAAACCAATCCACAAGGCAGTGTCGTTTGTGGATGACGTACGGCCTGTGAGCGCAGCAGAGGCAAGCTTAGATGCAAATAGAAAACCTGACTCTAGATACTCAAATCATTCCGAAGCCAGGGATTCAACACTCAAAGGGCGAACTTTGGGTAGGTCTAAATCGCAATCGCCAAATCCggaaaaaacaagcaaacagcTGTACTATGAGAAATCACTGCTTATTTTTGGGAAAAGAAACAAAAGCCCGGAGCAACCACAGTCTAGGCTCGCCTCCAGTTCACACACATTGTTGAATGCAGCTAAGGGTGTGGCAGATATCGTCTCAAGGCACTCGCAGAGTTTTGTAGAAGGCTATCACTCTGTCCCAAAACCTTCTGAAAGACACCCTATCCCAGTACAACCTGAAAGACACACTGTCCCAGAACCACCTGAGAGGTACTCTATTCCGTTACCACGCGAAAGACACACTGCCCCAGAACCCCCTGAAAGGTACTCTATTCTGTTACCACGTGAAAGGCATGCTGTCCCAGAACCCCCAGAACGATACTCTAACCCCTTACCACATGAAAGGCACACGGTACCGGATCCACCTGAAAGACATTCTTCCAAGAGAATCAACAGCAACAATATTGCATCGCGAATCTGTCAAGCTCCTGTGCCGTTCCTCAAGAAGTCATTGAGCATAGGCCCCTGTAGGACTCTGTCAGGCATGGCACACCCTCGTCCTTTCTTAAAGAAATCCATCAGTTTACAAAGATGGGAGCACTTTGAGAGCCCGATGGCGTACATCTCGGAGAGGTGTTACTGGGACGAGTTCCCCCACCCTGACGTCCGACTCAAGTCCTGCAGTCTGGGTCGCGCTCCATCCTACCTTCACCGACCGGGCCCCACCTGGACGGAGTATGTTCCACCCAGGCGCCCGAGCTTTGAGAACTTGGAAAGGGTTCACCCCTCCCAAAGACCTCCAGCTAACTCTCCCTACCTCAACTACCCCATGTACCCGCCCAGGTCCGCCTCGGTCCATGCTAGGATGGAACCCTCAGATCCGCGCAGGCAGACTACCGTTTTCCCGGAGGTCTCAAGGTGGCCCGTCTCATACCAGGAAAACATGAGAGCCGCTCCGCATAAATACGTCCCCATGTCCATCCCGCCACCGCAGCCCCCGTACAGACACTTTCCCAGAGTGGAACCGGTGCGAGCCGTCGACCCCAGGATGGGCCCCTCTCGGTCCTTCCTACCCAGAGGTAACAGCTGGCCCTCCCCACACCCTGCGCCCCTGCCAGCAGGGCAGTCAGACGGCCAGCGAGAGACGGTAGAGCGGCCGCTGACGAGGGCGGGGGATAACCCTGACTATCGGGAATCACGGGAGGGGGGCCGGACCAGCTACGCCAGCCAGAGCAGCGGGAGGGGCAGCGCCGGCTTCCTCCGCCAGTCCCTGTCCATCACGCCCACGCTGCTCAGTTCCCCGGAGACGACGGAGGAGAGCGAACGACCCAGAGCTCAGACGGACCGGCGAGAGAGACGAGCGAAAAG AAGGAACACATCAGTAGATGAGAGTTATGAGTGGGACTCTGTGGATCCCGGCGTGGATGCCGAGGTTCTGGAGGCCATGAGCTGTGATCGGTCACCGATGGGGGCAGGCACCGACAGGGGGGTGTTCAGCTACGATCAGACTCATGGCCCCCAGGACCGGAAAAGACAAG gccctcCATCCTCACTCAGCCCGCCGGCCTCCGACCCCAGCGGCCGCGACGCCTACGGCCACCCCTTAAGTGAGGCGCGCTTCAAGGCCCTCCGCCTGGAGTACCAGGAGTACATGCAGGCTCTGGAGTCCACCGGTCCCCGCCAAGCCCGCCCCACCTCGGACCCCGAGTCAGACTCTGACTCCGGCTCCGCCCTGCTCTAG